ATCCCACGGGCTACGGCCGGATCCAGCGCCACGAGGACGGCACCGTGGTGGCGATCGTCGAGCACAAGGACGCCTCACCCGAACAGCGCGCCATCCGCGAGGTCAACTCCGGGATCTACGCGTTCGACGCCGCCGTCCTCCGCGACGCGCTCACGCAGGTCGACACCGCCAACGCGCAGGGCGAGATGTACCTCACGGACGTCCTCGCGATCGCACGGGCCGCCGGCGGGCGCGTCGCCGCCGTCGTCCTCGCCGACCGCTGGCAGGTGGAGGGCGCGAACGACCGCCTGCAGCTCGCCGCACTCGGCGCCGAACTGAACCGGCGTGTCCTGGAGACGTGGATGCTCGCGGGCGTCAGCATCGTGGACCCGGCCACCACGTGGATCGACTCCACGGTGGTCCTCGACGAGGACGTGACGCTGCTGCCGGGCACGCAGCTGCACGGCGCGACCCACGTGTCCCGCGACGCCGTCGTCGGCCCGGACACCACCCTCACGGACGTCGTCATCGGGGAGGGCGCGCACGTGGTGCGCACGCACGGCAGCGGCGCCCGGATCGGCGCCGGCGCCAGCGTGGGCCCCTTCACCTACCTCCGCCCGGGCACGGTCCTCGGCGAGGAGGGCAAGATCGGGGCGTTCTACGAGACGAAGAACGTGACGATCGGCCGCGGCTCGAAGCTCTCCCACCTCGGCTACGCGGGTGACGCCGAGATCGGCGAACACACCAACATCGGCTGCGGCAACATCACCGCCAACTACGACGGCGTCAACAAGCACCGCACCGTCATCGGCTCCCACGTCCGGACCAGCTCGAACACCGTGTTCGTGGCCCCGGTCTCGGTGGGCGACGGTGCGTACACGGGCGCCGGTGCCGTGGTGCGCAAGGACGTCCCCGCCGGTTCCCTCGCCCTGAGCGTCGCACCCCAGCGGAACATCGCCGGCTGGGTGTCCACCAAGCGGCCGGACACGGCGTCCGCCGCCGCGGCAGATGCCACGCAGGCCGCCTCCACCAATGCCGTTACTGCAGATTCCCCCATGAGCAGCACAACCACAGAAGAGAGCACCAACGCATGAGTGAGATCACTGCACACGGCGAGAAGAAGCTCGTCCTGGCGTCGGGACGCGCACACCCCGAGCTCGCCGAGGAGATCGCGTCGTGGCTCGGCACCGAGCTCCTCCCGGTCTCTGCCTACGACTTCGCCAACGGTGAGATCTACGTGCGCTCGGGGGAGAGCGTGCGCGGAACCGATGTCTTCGTCATCCAGGCCCACCCGGCACC
This genomic interval from Arthrobacter agilis contains the following:
- the glmU gene encoding bifunctional UDP-N-acetylglucosamine diphosphorylase/glucosamine-1-phosphate N-acetyltransferase GlmU; translated protein: MSNQDGSTTAARTQEATQEAPAAVIVLAAGAGTRMKSRTPKILHPIGGLSMIGHALRAARGVEPRELAVVVRHERDRVAEHVTGLDATAVLVDQDDVPGTGRAVQVALEALDARAHQELTGTVVVTYGDVPLLTPATLRELVAVHQGEGNAVSVLTALLDDPTGYGRIQRHEDGTVVAIVEHKDASPEQRAIREVNSGIYAFDAAVLRDALTQVDTANAQGEMYLTDVLAIARAAGGRVAAVVLADRWQVEGANDRLQLAALGAELNRRVLETWMLAGVSIVDPATTWIDSTVVLDEDVTLLPGTQLHGATHVSRDAVVGPDTTLTDVVIGEGAHVVRTHGSGARIGAGASVGPFTYLRPGTVLGEEGKIGAFYETKNVTIGRGSKLSHLGYAGDAEIGEHTNIGCGNITANYDGVNKHRTVIGSHVRTSSNTVFVAPVSVGDGAYTGAGAVVRKDVPAGSLALSVAPQRNIAGWVSTKRPDTASAAAADATQAASTNAVTADSPMSSTTTEESTNA